A genomic region of Candidatus Melainabacteria bacterium RIFOXYA2_FULL_32_9 contains the following coding sequences:
- a CDS encoding D-tyrosyl-tRNA(Tyr) deacylase, which yields MKAVIQRVKNASVEINKELFSKINSGILVLLGIEKSDTEEQARFLANKIVDLRIFADDTGKMNLSLLDIKGEILVVSQFTLAGDCSKGKRPGFDNAAKPDTAIPLYEKFLEYLEERGLTPKTGKFGAMMDIALVNDGPVTFILSAK from the coding sequence ATGAAAGCTGTAATCCAACGAGTTAAGAATGCATCAGTTGAAATAAATAAAGAATTATTTTCAAAGATTAACAGTGGCATTCTTGTTTTACTCGGAATAGAAAAAAGCGATACTGAAGAGCAGGCAAGGTTTTTAGCAAATAAAATTGTTGACCTAAGAATTTTTGCAGATGACACAGGAAAAATGAATCTTTCTCTTTTAGATATAAAAGGAGAAATTCTTGTTGTATCACAATTTACACTAGCAGGAGATTGCTCAAAAGGTAAAAGACCAGGTTTTGATAACGCTGCAAAACCTGATACAGCAATACCTCTTTATGAAAAATTCTTAGAATATCTAGAAGAAAGGGGACTAACACCCAAGACTGGTAAGTTTGGTGCGATGATGGATATAGCACTGGTTAATGATGGTCCAGTGACGTTTATTTTATCTGCTAAATAA